A stretch of Cucumis sativus cultivar 9930 chromosome 2, Cucumber_9930_V3, whole genome shotgun sequence DNA encodes these proteins:
- the LOC101212570 gene encoding protein SRC2 yields MECRTLDVNIKRANGLKNVNLFSKMDVYAVVSISGDPRGKSKQKTPVAKEGGSDPYWNYTMKFTIDEAALQSNRLNLKIKFVSDRSLGDKKIGKVIVPIKRLLDESANKGDEGKSERTVNFSVRTMSGKEKGNVELSYKFGEKYTVQAPPPPPPAMKSGEPMTAYPQGYAGSSSGYPAGGAYPPAPGTAYAYPPPPQGYGYPPPPQAGYAYGGYPPPPQAGYGYAPVHQAQRPHKSGGGFGGMALGAGAGLLGGLLIGEAISDVGDMAAYDAGYDAGFGDGFDF; encoded by the coding sequence ATGGAGTGTAGAACTTTAGATGTCAACATCAAGAGAGCCAACGGCCTCAAGAATGTCAATCTCTTCTCAAAGATGGATGTATACGCTGTCGTTTCCATCTCCGGTGATCCTCGCGGGAAGTCGAAGCAGAAGACTCCTGTAGCTAAAGAAGGCGGTTCGGATCCTTACTGGAACTATACCATGAAGTTCACAATCGATGAGGCTGCCTTACAGAGCAATCGACTCAATCTGAAGATCAAATTCGTTTCCGATCGGAGTTTAGGCGATAAGAAGATCGGGAAGGTTATTGTTCCGATTAAGCGATTGCTCGATGAAAGTGCTAATAAAGGAGATGAGGGAAAATCTGAGAGAACCGTTAATTTCAGCGTCAGGACTATGAGCGGAAAGGAAAAAGGTAACGTCGAATTATCGTATAAATTTGGGGAAAAATACACGGTTCAAGCACCGCCGCCACCGCCTCCTGCTATGAAATCCGGTGAGCCGATGACTGCTTATCCTCAAGGTTATGCTGGATCTAGTTCCGGATATCCGGCAGGAGGTGCTTATCCCCCTGCGCCAGGGACTGCTTACGCGTATCCGCCTCCGCCTCAAGGGTACGGTTATCCACCGCCTCCACAGGCTGGATATGCGTATGGCGGTTACCCACCGCCGCCGCAGGCAGGGTATGGATATGCGCCGGTGCATCAGGCACAGAGGCCACATAAGAGCGGTGGTGGTTTTGGTGGTATGGCTTTGGGAGCCGGAGCTGGACTTCTGGGTGGTTTACTGATCGGCGAAGCGATTTCCGATGTCGGTGATATGGCGGCTTATGATGCCGGATATGATGCTGGTTTTGGTGATGGTTTTGATTTCTAA
- the LOC116402064 gene encoding protein SRC2 homolog, protein MLIDYRVLDLNITSAEGIKGVLSFTNFFFKSKVYAAVSVDGTPSATQETPLAKYFGKNPVWNCSMRFHLEESKLQENALTLKIKLKRRRTFGRDDEDIAEASIPLRNLFNGNENVTNENCSSSFMLSKSGGLRGLVYFSYCFSRTYNASDASDDGATVAPPLAFERPPLAHRSDLSCGVFDLLFH, encoded by the coding sequence ATGCTAATCGATTATAGAGTATTAGATCTAAACATCACCAGCGCCGAAGGAATCAAAGGTGTTCTAAGTTTcaccaattttttcttcaaatcaaaAGTCTACGCCGCGGTCTCCGTCGACGGAACCCCTTCAGCCACCCAAGAAACGCCGCTGGCTAAATACTTCGGCAAAAATCCAGTGTGGAATTGTTCGATGAGGTTCCATTTGGAGGAATCGAAGCTACAAGAAAATGCACTGACTCTGAAGATTAAACTAAAGCGAAGGCGAACATTCGGAAGAGATGATGAAGACATTGCTGAAGCTTCGATTCCGTTGAGAAATCTGTTTAATGGCAATGAGAATgtaacaaatgaaaattgcAGTTCCTCTTTTATGCTATCGAAGTCCGGCGGCCTGCGTGGTTTGGTGTATTTTTCGTATTGTTTCAGCAGGACTTACAATGCATCCGATGCCAGTGACGATGGTGCCACAGTTGCTCCGCCCTTGGCCTTCGAACGTCCCCCTCTTGCACACCGCAGTGATCTTAGTTGCGGGGTTTTTGATTTGTTATTCCATTAA
- the LOC101212324 gene encoding putative protease Do-like 14 — MIPFLRNVSSSYKTFRRFAAVAAAGSCYLYARSDLDYSKPSIVLSIPAAWSDPLFLPWQTTHGVRPRPLGTFDHRLLDISLCSSRVSPDDKKETPCLGRDTIANAAADVGPAVVNISVSYGIYGIASAKSMGSGTIIDKDGTILTCAHVVTDFHGPRAASKGKVEVTLQDGRTFEGTVMNADFHSDIAIVKINSKTPLPKAKLGSSSKLRPGDWVVAIGCPLSLQNTVTAGIVSCVDRKSSDLGLGGMRREYLQTDCAINMGNSGGPLVNVDGEVVGVNIMKVDDAAGLSFAVPIDSVSKITEQFKKRGRVIRPWLGLKMIDLNEMIIEQLKERDATFPDVTKGVLVAMVTPGSPASHAGFRPGDVVIELDKQPVASIKEIIEIMGDRAGVPLNAVVKRSLNTIITLTVLPEESNPDM; from the exons ATGATTCCATTTCTG AGAAATGTTTCGAGTTCATACAAAACTTTCAGACGGTTCGCCGCAGTTGCTGCTGCGGGTTCTTGTTACTTGTATGCCAGAAGCGATCTAGATTATTCTA AACCCTCTATTGTGTTGTCAATTCCTGCTGCGTGGAGTGATCCACTGTTTCTTCCATGGCAGACAACACACGGAGTCCGTCCTCGCCCCCTTGGCACGTTCGATCATCGGCTATTGG ATATTTCATTATGTTCTTCAAGAGTCAGTCCTGATGACAAGAAGGAAACTCCATGTTTGGGTAGAGATACAATTGCAAATGCAGCAGCAGATGTTGGCCCTGCTGTTGTGAATATATCAGTTTCATATG gTATTTACGGAATTGCTTCTGCTAAAAGTATGGGATCTGGAACCATTATTGACAAGGATGGCACAATTTTAACATGTGCACATGTTGTGACTGATTTTCATGGTCCACGAGCTGCATCTAAAGGAAAG GTGGAGGTTACTTTACAAGATGGTCGGACATTTGAAGGGACAGTAATGAATGCTGATTTTCACTCTGATATTGCCATTGTGAAAATCAATTCTAAAACTCCTCTTCCCAAGGCAAAACTTGGTTCTTCAAGCAAGCTCCGACCTGGGGATTGGGTTGTAGCAATTGGATGTCCACTTTCCCTTCAGAATACTGTCACAGCTGGTATAGTAAG TTGTGTTGATCGTAAGAGTAGTGATTTGGGTCTTGGTGGAATGCGAAGGGAATATCTACAAACAGATTGTGCAATTAATATG GGAAATTCTGGGGGTCCTCTGGTTAATGTTGATGGAGAAGTTGTCGGTGTAAATATTATGAAAGTCGATGATGCTGCTGGATTAAGTTTTGCTGTACCAATAGATTCAGTCTCCAAAATTACAGAGCAATTCAAGAAAAGAGG GAGAGTAATTAGGCCTTGGCTCGGATTGAAAATGATCGATCTCAATGAAATGATAATTGAACAactgaaagaaagagatgcaACGTTTCCAGATGTTACTAAAGGGGTTCTTGTAGCTATG GTAACTCCAGGATCCCCTGCTAGTCATGCTGGATTTCGACCTGGCGACGTAGTCATTGAGCTCGATAAGCAACCTGTTGCAAGTATCAAAGAG ATTATTGAAATTATGGGAGACAGAGCTGGGGTTCCTTTGAATGCAGTTGTGAAAAGATCACTTAATACTATCATTACCTTAACTGTTCTTCCTGAGGAGTCCAATCCAGAtatgtga
- the LOC101212964 gene encoding probable histone H2A.5, protein MEGTKGAGGRKGGDRTKVSKSVKAGLQFPVGRIGRYLKKGRYAQRTAAGAPIYLAAVLEYLAAEVLELAGNAARDNKKNRINPRHVLLAVRNDEELGKLLQGVTIASGGVLPNINPVLLPKKTASNSTPTAEKAQKSPKKA, encoded by the exons ATGGAAGGAACCAAGGGTGCTGGAGGAAGAAAGGGTGGCGATAGAACCAAGGTCTCCAAGTCCGTCAAGGCCGGACTCCAATTCCCCGTCGGTAGAATCGGCCGGTACCTCAAAAAAGGCCGCTACGCTCAGCGCACTGCCGCTGGTGCTCCGATCTACCTGGCTGCCGTCCTTGAATATCTCGCTGCTGAG GTTTTGGAATTGGCTGGGAATGCAGCGCGTGATAATAAGAAGAACAGGATAAACCCGAGGCATGTTCTTTTGGCTGTGAGGAACGATGAGGAGCTTGGTAAATTGCTTCAAGGAGTGACCATTGCAAGTGGTGGAGTTCTTCCGAACATCAATCCGGTTCTGCTTCCCAAGAAGACCGCGTCGAATTCCACTCCCACTGCTGAAAAGGCTCAGAAATCACCAAAGAAGGCTTAA
- the LOC101221470 gene encoding ATP-dependent DNA helicase Q-like SIM isoform X1 translates to MLQRSGKRTQSQVLMRQSSILDHFSLTNRGKRSKTEAEPVVPFSEPEVSHYPVEDTQEHQRRVLQNESDSYLIDGPQEPDTLLDWEKKLNRVLKKHFGYPFLKKFQKEALEAWLNHQDCLVLAATGSGKSICFQIPALLTGKVVVVISPLISLMHDQCLKLAKHGVSACFLGSGQPDSSVEKKAMGGAYSIIYVCPETVLRLIQPLQKLAETRGIALFAIDEVHCVSKWGHDFRPDYRRLSILRENFSSSTLNFLKYNVPLMALTATATVQVREDILKSLCMSKETKIILTSFFRPNLRFSVKHSRTSSPSSYRKDFSNLIDVYAGNRRFGNKKQTIISHKPDSVLDCSTDCGLYEVDKISPNDLEDTDDSDSDKDDEVDSSEECLPSPSKERTMSVEYLENEVDVFQSVDDWDVAYGEFCGQLVCEDTDVDTEKINLLDKADERQKSSQESLDQGPTIIYVPTRKETLSISKFLCQCGVKAAAYNASLPKSHLRMVHKDFHENNVEVVVATIAFGMGIDKSNVRRIIHYGWPQSLEAYYQEAGRAGRDGKLADCILYANLTRIPSLLPSRRSEEQTNQAYRMLSDCFRYGMNTSNCRAQKLVEYFGETFDREKCLMCDVCVKGPPNMQNLKEESDILMQAIAAHHRYLEEASYDNFSYSDVKHRSREKPNLRFFVSKVREQTLKFAATDILWWRGLARILEYKGYLKEGDHKIHVQIKFPELTKLGLEFLSRSDQTFNVYPESDMLLSIAKPKSFSSFSEWGKGWADPAIRRERLKRRRQFVDKSQGPRSRSRKPRKRKSRKQNFDSKTVRGRLTAKLSIKK, encoded by the exons ATGCTTCAGCGAAGCGGAAAAAGAACACAGTCTCAGGTTCTAATGCGACAGTCTTCCATTCTGGATCACTTTTCTCTTACCAATAGAGGTAAACGGAGTAAGACTGAAGCTGAACCAGTTGTTCCATTTTCTGAACCAGAAGTGTCCCACTATCCCGTGGAAGATACTCAGGAACATCAAAGACGTGTTCTTCAAAATGAATCAGATTCCTATCTGATTGATGGGCCACAAGAACCAGATACCCTGTTAGACTGggagaagaaattgaataGGGTTCTGAAAAAGCATTTTGGTTATCCGTTCTTGAAGAAGTTCCAAAAGGAAGCTCTAGAAGCATGGTTAAATCACCAAGATTGTCTGGTTCTTGCTGCAACTGGATCTG GGAAATCCATCTGTTTTCAGATTCCAGCTTTATTGACAGGCAAGGTGGTGGTTGTTATTTCACCATTGATAAGCTTGATGCACGATCAATGCTTAAAACTTGCAAAGCATGGGGTTTCTGCCTGCTTTCTTGGATCTGGGCAACCTGACAGTTCCGTGGAAAAGAAAGCAATGGGAGGTGCATATAGCATCATCTATGTTTGCCCAGAGACAGTTCTAAG ATTGATTCAACCACTTCAAAAGTTGGCTGAAACTCGTGGAATTGCATTGTTTGCAATTGATGAAGTACACTGTGTTTCTAAATGGGGCCATGACTTTCGTCCTGACTACAG GCGCTTGTCAATTCTGCGAGAGAATTTCAGCTCCtcaactctaaattttttgaaatataacgTGCCTTTGATGGCGTTGACTGCGACTGCCACAGTTCAAGTTCGAGAAGACATTTTAAAGTCATTATGTATGTCAAAGGAAACAAAGATCATTCTAACTTCATTTTTTAGGCCTAATCTTCGCTTCTCT GTAAAACATAGTAGAACATCTTCACCATCCTCATATAGGAAGGATTTCAGCAACCTTATAGATGTATATGCTGGAAATAGAAGATTcggaaacaagaaacaaactaTAATCTCTCACAAACCAGACAGTGTATTAGATTGCTCAACTGACTGTGGCTTGTATGAGGTAGACAAAATCTCTCCAAATGACTTAGAGGACACTGATGATTCTGACTCAGATAAAGATGATGAGGTAGATTCTTCAGAAGAGTGTTTACCAAGCCCCTCAAAAGAAAGGACAATGTCTGTTGAGTACTTGGAGAATGAGGTTGATGTCTTTCAGAGTGTAGATGATTGGGACG TTGCATATGGAGAGTTTTGTGGGCAATTAGTTTGTGAGGACACTGATGTAGACACGGAGAAGATTAATCTGCTGGATAAAGCAGATGAAAGACAAAAAAGTAGTCAAGAGAGTTTAGATCAAGGGCCAACTATTATCTATGTTCCTACTAGAAAAGAAACTTTAAGcatctcaaagtttctttgTCAATGTGGTGTGAAGGCTGCTGCTTACAATGCATCG cTTCCAAAATCTCATTTAAGGATGGTTCACAAGGATTTTCACGAGAATAATGTAGAG GTTGTAGTTGCAACAATAGCATTTGGAATGGGGATTGACAAGTCAAACGTCCGAAGAATTATTCACTACGGTTGGCCGCAG agtTTGGAAGCTTATTATCAAGAAGCTGGTCGTGCTGGAAGGGATGGAAAATTAGCAGATTGCA TTCTGTATGCAAATCTGACAAGAATACCATCCCTTTTGCCAAGTCGAAGAAGTGAAGAACAAACTAATCAAGCATACAGAATGCTATCTGATTGCTTCAG ATATGGGATGAACACTTCAAATTGTCGAGCACAGAAGCTAGTGGAGTACTTTGGTGAAACTTTTGATCGTGAGAAGTGTCTAAT GTGTGATGTTTGTGTGAAGGGACCTCCAAATATGCAGAATTTGAAGGAGGAATCAGATATATTAATGCAGGCCATTGCTGCACATCAT CGATATTTAGAGGAGGCATCATACGATAATTTCTCATACAGCGATGTCAAACACAGATCCAGGGAGAAACcaaatttgaggttttttgTCAGTAAAGTAAGAGAGCAG ACCCTCAAATTCGCAGCAACTGATATCCTCTGGTGGCGAGGTCTTGCAAGAATCCTGGAATATAAAGGTTACTTGAAAGAAGGAGATCACAAG ATCCATGTTCAGATAAAATTCCCTGAGCTTACCAAGTTGGGATTGGAGTTTCTGTCAAGAAGTGACCAAACGTTCAATGTTTACCCTGAATCAGACATGCTTCTCTCAATAGCCAAACCTAAATCCTTCTCATCCTTCTCGGAATGGGGCAAAGGCTGGGCTGATCCTGCCATTCGTCGTGAACGACTCAAACGTAGGAGACAGTTTGTTGACAAGTCACAAGGACCACGGTCACGGTCACGGAAGccaagaaaaaggaaatcacGTAAACAAAACTTTGATTCGAAAACGGTTCGAGGTAGATTAACTGCTAAATTGTcaataaagaaataa
- the LOC101221470 gene encoding ATP-dependent DNA helicase Q-like SIM isoform X2 — MLQRSGKRTQSQVLMRQSSILDHFSLTNRGKRSKTEAEPVVPFSEPEVSHYPVEDTQEHQRRVLQNESDSYLIDGPQEPDTLLDWEKKLNRVLKKHFGYPFLKKFQKEALEAWLNHQDCLVLAATGSGKSICFQIPALLTGKVVVVISPLISLMHDQCLKLAKHGVSACFLGSGQPDSSVEKKAMGGAYSIIYVCPETVLRLIQPLQKLAETRGIALFAIDEVHCVSKWGHDFRPDYRRLSILRENFSSSTLNFLKYNVPLMALTATATVQVREDILKSLCMSKETKIILTSFFRPNLRFSVKHSRTSSPSSYRKDFSNLIDVYAGNRRFGNKKQTIISHKPDSVLDCSTDCGLYEVDKISPNDLEDTDDSDSDKDDEVDSSEECLPSPSKERTMSVEYLENEVDVFQSVDDWDVAYGEFCGQLVCEDTDVDTEKINLLDKADERQKSSQESLDQGPTIIYVPTRKETLSISKFLCQCGVKAAAYNASLPKSHLRMVHKDFHENNVEVVVATIAFGMGIDKSNVRRIIHYGWPQSLEAYYQEAGRAGRDGKLADCILYANLTRIPSLLPSRRSEEQTNQAYRMLSDCFRYGMNTSNCRAQKLVEYFGETFDREKCLMCDVCVKGPPNMQNLKEESDILMQAIAAHHRYLEEASYDNFSYSDVKHRSREKPNLRFFVSKTLKFAATDILWWRGLARILEYKGYLKEGDHKIHVQIKFPELTKLGLEFLSRSDQTFNVYPESDMLLSIAKPKSFSSFSEWGKGWADPAIRRERLKRRRQFVDKSQGPRSRSRKPRKRKSRKQNFDSKTVRGRLTAKLSIKK, encoded by the exons ATGCTTCAGCGAAGCGGAAAAAGAACACAGTCTCAGGTTCTAATGCGACAGTCTTCCATTCTGGATCACTTTTCTCTTACCAATAGAGGTAAACGGAGTAAGACTGAAGCTGAACCAGTTGTTCCATTTTCTGAACCAGAAGTGTCCCACTATCCCGTGGAAGATACTCAGGAACATCAAAGACGTGTTCTTCAAAATGAATCAGATTCCTATCTGATTGATGGGCCACAAGAACCAGATACCCTGTTAGACTGggagaagaaattgaataGGGTTCTGAAAAAGCATTTTGGTTATCCGTTCTTGAAGAAGTTCCAAAAGGAAGCTCTAGAAGCATGGTTAAATCACCAAGATTGTCTGGTTCTTGCTGCAACTGGATCTG GGAAATCCATCTGTTTTCAGATTCCAGCTTTATTGACAGGCAAGGTGGTGGTTGTTATTTCACCATTGATAAGCTTGATGCACGATCAATGCTTAAAACTTGCAAAGCATGGGGTTTCTGCCTGCTTTCTTGGATCTGGGCAACCTGACAGTTCCGTGGAAAAGAAAGCAATGGGAGGTGCATATAGCATCATCTATGTTTGCCCAGAGACAGTTCTAAG ATTGATTCAACCACTTCAAAAGTTGGCTGAAACTCGTGGAATTGCATTGTTTGCAATTGATGAAGTACACTGTGTTTCTAAATGGGGCCATGACTTTCGTCCTGACTACAG GCGCTTGTCAATTCTGCGAGAGAATTTCAGCTCCtcaactctaaattttttgaaatataacgTGCCTTTGATGGCGTTGACTGCGACTGCCACAGTTCAAGTTCGAGAAGACATTTTAAAGTCATTATGTATGTCAAAGGAAACAAAGATCATTCTAACTTCATTTTTTAGGCCTAATCTTCGCTTCTCT GTAAAACATAGTAGAACATCTTCACCATCCTCATATAGGAAGGATTTCAGCAACCTTATAGATGTATATGCTGGAAATAGAAGATTcggaaacaagaaacaaactaTAATCTCTCACAAACCAGACAGTGTATTAGATTGCTCAACTGACTGTGGCTTGTATGAGGTAGACAAAATCTCTCCAAATGACTTAGAGGACACTGATGATTCTGACTCAGATAAAGATGATGAGGTAGATTCTTCAGAAGAGTGTTTACCAAGCCCCTCAAAAGAAAGGACAATGTCTGTTGAGTACTTGGAGAATGAGGTTGATGTCTTTCAGAGTGTAGATGATTGGGACG TTGCATATGGAGAGTTTTGTGGGCAATTAGTTTGTGAGGACACTGATGTAGACACGGAGAAGATTAATCTGCTGGATAAAGCAGATGAAAGACAAAAAAGTAGTCAAGAGAGTTTAGATCAAGGGCCAACTATTATCTATGTTCCTACTAGAAAAGAAACTTTAAGcatctcaaagtttctttgTCAATGTGGTGTGAAGGCTGCTGCTTACAATGCATCG cTTCCAAAATCTCATTTAAGGATGGTTCACAAGGATTTTCACGAGAATAATGTAGAG GTTGTAGTTGCAACAATAGCATTTGGAATGGGGATTGACAAGTCAAACGTCCGAAGAATTATTCACTACGGTTGGCCGCAG agtTTGGAAGCTTATTATCAAGAAGCTGGTCGTGCTGGAAGGGATGGAAAATTAGCAGATTGCA TTCTGTATGCAAATCTGACAAGAATACCATCCCTTTTGCCAAGTCGAAGAAGTGAAGAACAAACTAATCAAGCATACAGAATGCTATCTGATTGCTTCAG ATATGGGATGAACACTTCAAATTGTCGAGCACAGAAGCTAGTGGAGTACTTTGGTGAAACTTTTGATCGTGAGAAGTGTCTAAT GTGTGATGTTTGTGTGAAGGGACCTCCAAATATGCAGAATTTGAAGGAGGAATCAGATATATTAATGCAGGCCATTGCTGCACATCAT CGATATTTAGAGGAGGCATCATACGATAATTTCTCATACAGCGATGTCAAACACAGATCCAGGGAGAAACcaaatttgaggttttttgTCAGTAAA ACCCTCAAATTCGCAGCAACTGATATCCTCTGGTGGCGAGGTCTTGCAAGAATCCTGGAATATAAAGGTTACTTGAAAGAAGGAGATCACAAG ATCCATGTTCAGATAAAATTCCCTGAGCTTACCAAGTTGGGATTGGAGTTTCTGTCAAGAAGTGACCAAACGTTCAATGTTTACCCTGAATCAGACATGCTTCTCTCAATAGCCAAACCTAAATCCTTCTCATCCTTCTCGGAATGGGGCAAAGGCTGGGCTGATCCTGCCATTCGTCGTGAACGACTCAAACGTAGGAGACAGTTTGTTGACAAGTCACAAGGACCACGGTCACGGTCACGGAAGccaagaaaaaggaaatcacGTAAACAAAACTTTGATTCGAAAACGGTTCGAGGTAGATTAACTGCTAAATTGTcaataaagaaataa
- the LOC101221234 gene encoding heavy metal-associated isoprenylated plant protein 36: protein MLELPSKASNPPQSLPRTEQLIKASVPLMAEQEPKPEPKEVEENLDPPLIYKTWVLKVSIHCEACKRKVKRVLKDIEGVYETDIDLKQQKVVVKGNVESETLIKKLLKTGKHAELWPEKGKSKGKSKKKEKHSDSESSDESSGHEDEKDRVKFDVQDPKKNGDPTGKIIDGGGDSQAKQPGPAPAGDGQTGGSAGKKKKKKKKKKSGGGGGGNAGGEAPVDPPANGAPPSEPNPGHSDTGPHPVAGPVPVPIVVNESPTRHYVTQYQPHYIPHPVYSVRYSTAYAMSSQPRRESYYATPQQHSYAYVHPGVRPETDSPPSDFEPYSSQPSDSLEIFSDENPNGCSIV from the exons atgcttGAATTACCCTCAAAAGCATCTAATCCTCCACAATCTCTCCCGAGAACAGAGCAGCTGATCAAAGCTTCAGTGCCTTTAATGGCAGAACAAGAACCCAAGCCTGAGCctaaagaagttgaagaaaatcTGGACCCTCCTCTCATTTACAAG ACGTGGGTTTTGAAAGTCTCCATTCATTGCGAAGCCTGCAAGAGGAAAGTTAAACGAGTTCTCAAGGACATTGAAG GAGTATATGAAACGGATATCGATTTAAAGCAACAGAAAGTTGTTGTGAAAGGTAACGTCGAATCAGAAACTTtgataaagaaattgttgaaGACAGGGAAGCACGCGGAGCTATGGCcggaaaaaggaaaaagtaaaggaaagtcgaagaagaaagagaaacataGCGATTCCGAAAGCTCCGATGAAAGCAGCGGCCATGAAGACGAAAAAGACAGAGTGAAATTCGATGTACAGGATCCGAAGAAAAATGGAGACCCGACTGGGAAGATCATCGACGGCGGCGGTGACAGTCAAGCCAAACAGCCTGGTCCTGCACCGGCCGGTGATGGCCAGACCGGCGGCAGTGCaggtaagaaaaagaagaagaaaaagaagaagaagagcgGCGGAGGTGGCGGCGGCAATGCCGGCGGTGAAGCTCCCGTCGATCCTCCAGCAAATGGAGCGCCACCGTCCGAACCAAATCCGGGTCATTCGGATACCGGTCCACATCCTGTAGCCGGTCCGGTTCCGGTTCCGATTGTAGTGAATGAGAGCCCTACACGTCACTATGTGACTCAATATCAACCGCATTACATTCCGCACCCAGTTTATTCAGTGCGGTACAGTACAGCATACGCCATGAGTTCTCAGCCACGGCGCGAATCATATTATGCCACGCCGCAACAACATTCGTATGCGTACGTGCATCCAGGTGTACGGCCTGAGACTGATTCTCCACCGTCTGATTTTGAGCCATATTCATCACAGCCGTCTGATTCTCTGGAGATATTCAGTGATGAAAATCCGAATGGGTGCTCAATCGTGTGA